One genomic window of Desulfobulbaceae bacterium includes the following:
- a CDS encoding YkgJ family cysteine cluster protein — protein sequence MRLCVTCAGKGTTCCEFRDILLSAGDLRRITDHTAAVDFFEQRVPLVAAYLDQDDDPNWNIYTLQLDGARRVVKHAQPASGACWFLTESGCRLPEDIRPLVCRLHPMEYTEERLTGLSPECPVDYLPTEETLLTNLEMDPAIAEVWRRQLYDELRTELWQRPKAA from the coding sequence ATGCGTCTCTGCGTCACCTGTGCCGGGAAGGGCACAACATGCTGTGAATTCCGTGACATCCTTTTGAGTGCCGGAGATCTGCGGCGGATAACCGACCATACAGCAGCCGTTGATTTTTTTGAGCAGCGCGTTCCACTTGTCGCTGCTTACCTGGATCAGGATGATGATCCGAACTGGAACATCTATACCCTGCAACTGGATGGCGCCCGGCGAGTGGTTAAACATGCACAGCCTGCCTCTGGAGCCTGCTGGTTTCTGACAGAGTCGGGCTGTCGGCTCCCTGAGGATATCAGGCCGCTGGTCTGTCGCCTGCATCCCATGGAGTACACCGAGGAACGGCTCACGGGACTCTCCCCGGAATGTCCGGTGGATTATCTGCCAACTGAGGAAACTCTACTGACGAATCTTGAAATGGATCCGGCCATTGCCGAAGTCTGGCGGCGACAGCTCTATGACGAACTGCGCACCGAACTGTGGCAGCGCCCCAAGGCCGCCTGA
- the truA gene encoding tRNA pseudouridine(38-40) synthase TruA codes for MKNSLPRKRFKLTMEYDGTRFSGWQKQNDARTIQGSLLEVGAALFNDPEIDIQGNGRTDAGVHALQYVAHMETTTSLPPAAILTEMNELLPTNIVLLGVEPCHPQFHARHHCIGRSYLYQIAKRKTAFQRRYVWWVRDQLDTLAMAETLQLFVGMHDFVSFAEKQELKKSTKVMINAALLKETEDLITIRIVGSHFLWKMIRRLAGILVEVGRHHLTPAEVGAFFEQPSDIPSRFTASPSGLFFERAFYVEAEFEAFLSKISQQS; via the coding sequence ATGAAGAACAGCCTACCACGAAAACGCTTCAAACTTACCATGGAATACGATGGCACCCGGTTCAGCGGCTGGCAGAAACAGAATGACGCCCGCACCATCCAAGGATCACTGTTGGAGGTGGGTGCCGCTCTCTTTAATGATCCGGAAATCGACATCCAGGGCAACGGCAGGACAGACGCCGGGGTGCATGCCTTGCAGTATGTCGCGCACATGGAAACCACTACCTCCCTGCCGCCCGCTGCTATCCTCACGGAAATGAACGAACTGCTGCCGACCAATATCGTCCTGCTCGGGGTTGAACCATGCCACCCGCAATTCCATGCCCGGCACCATTGCATTGGCCGGAGCTATCTCTATCAGATTGCCAAACGAAAGACCGCCTTCCAGCGGAGATATGTTTGGTGGGTACGCGACCAGCTCGACACACTGGCCATGGCCGAGACATTGCAACTTTTTGTCGGTATGCACGACTTTGTATCTTTTGCCGAAAAGCAGGAACTCAAGAAGTCCACCAAGGTCATGATCAATGCAGCCCTTCTAAAAGAAACGGAAGACCTGATCACCATTCGCATCGTGGGTTCGCACTTTCTCTGGAAGATGATCCGCCGGTTGGCCGGGATTCTGGTGGAGGTGGGGCGCCATCACCTGACACCTGCGGAGGTCGGTGCCTTTTTCGAACAGCCATCCGACATCCCGTCCCGATTCACGGCATCGCCGTCGGGCCTGTTCTTCGAACGGGCCTTCTATGTGGAAGCGGAATTTGAGGCTTTCTTGTCAAAAATAAGCCAGCAGTCCTGA